The Thermasporomyces composti region GTCACTGCGGTTCGATCGGCTGAGGAGGACTGGAGGTAACGGGTCGCGAGCGTCACCGGATCGTAGGGAAGCCCCACGATGGCGCTGTAGCCGAGGGCGCCGACCACGGTCACCACGGCGGCACCTGTCGTCGCGGCCCGCCGCACCTGTCGCTGGTGGCCTCGACGACGAATCGTCGCGCCGTCGGCCCACGTGACCTTGTCCAGGTCGGTGCGGAGGAGCGACAGGCGATCGGTGACCTCGCGCTCGAAGTCAGCGGGCATTCTGGGTCTCCTCCGCGGCTTCGACCGAGGGTGCGTCGTCCTCGCGCAGCAGCTGCGCGAGAGCGGTCCGGCCTCGCGAGAGTCGAGCCTTGACAGTGCCAATGGCCACGCCGGTCTCCTGGGCGATCTCGTCGACCGAGAGCCCTACGAGGTGATGCAGGACGATCGCCTGGCGCTGCGCCTCAGGAATCTCCTTCAGCGCCTCGACGAGGGCGACGTTGTCCGGACTGGGTTCTGGGGCGTGCGCTGGGGGCCCGTGACGGGTCAACGCGGCGATCCCGTTCTTCAGCTTGCGCCAGCGACTCGCCGCGATCCGCCACGCGACGGTGCGCAGCCACGCCTCGGGGTTGGCGTGTTCCGCCACGACGGACCAGTGTTGCCAGGCGCGCGCGTAAGCCTCCTGAACGCAGTCTTGAGCATCCGCAAGGTTCCCGGTCATCGCGTACATCTGGTGGAGCAGCCGCTGGCGGGTGGCGAGGTAGAAGGCATCGAAGTCGTCCGCATTCCCCATGAGCCCTCCGCCACGTCGGGCGACTCCCACATGTGATGACACCGCAGTCAGACCCCAGGTTGCAGCGGACGCTCTCCTCACCACACGTCGCGGTGCGGACGCTGACCGCTGTCGGCAGGTGCGCAGGGGACAAACCTACCCATAGCGGCTCGCTCCCGGACAGCGCCGCCCACGGTGCACTGGTTCAACGGTGCACTGGGCCAGTGGTCGCACTGGTCGGTGGTCGCACTGGTTCAACGGTCGGCCGGCGCGCACCCTCGCGCCGAGGCTAGAACTTAGCCGAGAGCGCCGAGCACCGGAGGCCGGTGAACGATCTCTCCGTCGGCGTGTCCCGCGGAGTCGATCCAGCAGGGCTTGCGAGCATGGCGGCGATGACCGACGTGCGTCCGCGCCCAGCCGCGTCCTCCGCTGACCAACCGTCCACCCCACCGACCTCCCGACCGGCAGCTGTCGGAGCAGTGCTGGCCGCCGGCTGGGCCGGCCTCGTGGGCGCCCTGCCCTGCGCGGCGCTGGCCGTGATCGGCTGGCTCGCGGCCTCAGGCGGTAGCTTCGCCGGTGCGCTTCGCGTCGGCCTGGACGCCTGGTTGCTGGCGCATCGCGTCCCGATCGACCTGGGGAACGGCAGGTTCGACCTGGTGCCGCTGGGGTTGTCGCTCGTGCCGGTGCTTCTGCTGTATCGAGCCGGGGCGTGGGCAGGGCGATCGTCGTCGGCGGCCGGTGAACTGCTGGCCGGGGTGCTCGCGCTGGCGGCGACGTACGGCGGTTTCGCCACTGTGGTGGCGGTCGTGGCCGGGACCGACGGTGCCACACCCGCGCCAACGATCGCTTTCGGCCACGCCGCGGCGCTCGCGACGGTCGTGGGCTCCGCGGGCTTCCTGCGGTCGAGTGGCCGCGCGACCGCCTGGTGGAGGGCGTGCCCGGAGTGGCTCCGCGCCGCGCTGCACGGCGGTCTCACCGGGTTCCTGGCGTCCTTGACCGGGGGCGTCCTGCTCGTCGCCGGCGTCCTGCTCGCACACATCGGGCAGGTGGCGGACGTCACCAAGGCGCTGGCGCCCGGTCCCGTCGGTGTCGTGCTGTTGCTCGTCCTCAGCCTCGCGTATCTCCCGAACGCAGCGCTCTACGCGCTGGCCTTCGCCCTTGGCCCGGGGTTCGCGATGGGAACGGCCACCGTGGTGTCGCCCAGCGGGGTGGTCTTGGGCCCGATGCCGGCGTTTCCGCTGCTGGCCGCTCTTCCGAGCGAGGGTGAGCCACCCGTCTGGAGTGTCGCGCTGCTCGGCGTCCCGATCCTCGCCGGAATGGCGGCCGGCGTGGCGACGACCCGACGCTTTCCCAACTTCGCGCTTGACGCGGCGGTCTTGAGAGGTGTGCTCGCCGGCATGGTGACCGGGCTGGCCTGCACGGGCTGTGTGGCCCTTGCCCGAGGCTCGGGTGGTCCCGGACGTCTGGTCGAGGTCGGTCCGTCCGTGCTCGGCGTCGGTGTCGTCGCGGTCAGCACGTTCGCGATCGCGAGCGCCTCCGGCGTGCTGCTCCTCGGCGCGTGGATCTGGGGACGAGCCCGGCTCAGCGCGGCATGGTCCCGGCGGGTGCGAGGCGCTCGGTGAGGCGCTCCATGAGTCGCTCGTAACACGCCTCCCGGGCGGTCTGGGTGTTGGCCCCGGAGATGCACTCCTGATACTCCATCGCCTCGTCCCAGAACACCACCATGGTGACGATCACGATGGTGGAGAGGGCCGTCGCGACGATGCCCAGCACGATGCCCGCCTTCGCACCGGGCACGGTCGTCCAGGCGTCGCGTGCGGCGCGGCGGGCGAGCACGCCGAGCACGATCGCCGCGACGCCGAGGATCGGTCCGAGCGGGAACGCGATGAAGGCCGCCAGGAGGCCGGCGAGACCCAGCGCCAGGGCGTACCGCCCGCGGTTGCGGAGCCGTCGGGCTTCCTCCTCCGACAGGGTCGTCCGCGGCTCGGAACCGGGGCTGGACCCAGCGTCGGCGCCCGGGCCGAGGTCCGCTCCCGGCGTGCCGGCCCGGTCGCCTCGGGCTTTGCCGGCGAGCATGCGCGCGTAGGGCGAGGACGGTGGCGGCTGGCCGAACACCCGGGAAGCGTCGGCTGGTGCGGCCGTTCCCTCGGGCGGGATGGGGGCGAGCCTGATCGAGCCCGGGTCGTCAGTGTCTCGTCCGTGCGCCTCCGTCGAGGCGTTCTCGCTCGAACGGGTCTCGTCGTCCTTCCCGGGGCCGGTCTGGTCGGCGGCCGGCTGGGAGGTCACCGGCTCCTCGTCGTGGCGGTCGTCGTCGCCCGGACGCTTCTCGGGGCTGCTCACAGGGGCTCTCCCTCGTCGGTTGCTCACCTACCGCTATCGTGGCGGAACGTCCTACCGCATCGGAACGTGCCCGGATCGTTCGACGCGATCATCCGGGGCCACGCACAGCGAGGAGTCATCCTGTCCGCACGCCTGGTCGTCCTGATCTCCGGCTCGGGCACATTGCTCCAGGCCCTGCTCGACGCGTGCCAAGACCCCGCTTACGGCGCCACGGTCGTCGCCGTGGGCTCCGACCGCACCAACGCCTACGGGCTCCAGCGCGCAGCCCGTGCCGGCGTCCCCACCTTCACCGTACGACTGCGTGACTTCGCGACCCGGGAGGAATGGGATGCCGCGCTGACCGAGCGGGTGGCGTCCTACGAGCCCGACCTCGTCATCTCCGCAGGATTCCTCAAGCTCGTCGGAAAGAGGTTCCTCCAGGCGTTCGGCGGTCGCTACATCAACAGCCACAACTCTCTACTCCCGGCCTTCCCCGGCATTCACGCGCCACGCGACGCGCTCGCCTACGGCGTGAAGGTCACGGGGGCCACGCTCTTCGTCGTGGACGAGGGCATCGACGCCGGACCGATCATCGCTCAGGTCGCGGTCCCGGTCGAGGAGAACGACACCGAGGAGACGCTCACCGAGCGCATCAAGGTCGCCGAACGTCGGCAGCTCGTCGACGTCGTCGGCGCGATGGTCCGCCACGGCTACACGGTTCGAGGAAGGAAGGTCACGATCCCGTGAACGGTCCAGCGACCGACGAGCGGCGACCCATCCGTCGGGCGCTCGTCAGCGTCTACGACAAGACCGGCTTGGGCGACCTGGCCCGCGCTCTGGCCGAGGCCGGCGTCGAGATCGTCTCCACCGGATCGACGGCGGCGACCATCGAGGCCGCCGGGGTCTCCGTGACGCGCGTGGAGCAGCTGACCGGCTTTCCCGAGTGCCTCGACGGGCGGGTCAAGACGCTGCATCCCAAGGTCCACGCCGGCCTCCTGGCTGACGTGCGTAACCCCGACCACCGCCGCCAGCTCGAGGAGCTCGGCATCGAGCCCTTCGAACTGCTGGTATCGAACCTCTACCCGTTCGCCGAGACCGTCGCCTCGGGGGCGGATGCCGACCAGGTCGTCGAGATGATCGACATCGGCGGCCCGGCGATGATCCGCGCAGCGGCCAAGAACCACGCCAACGTCGCGGTCGTGACCTCACCGGCTCGCTACGGCGACGTGGTGGAGGCACTGGCCAGTGGTGGGTTCACCGCCGAGCAGCGGAAGCGCCTCGCGGCGGAGGCGTTCGAGCACACCGCCACCTACGACGTGCACGTCGCGTCCTGGATGGGCTCGTACGCGGCCACCGCGGACGACGAGCTCCCGAGCTGGGTGGGCGCCACCTGGCGTCGTCAGGCGGTGCTGCGGTACGGCGAGAATCCGCACCAGCGTGCTGCTCTCTACACCGCCGCGCATGGTGCGGTGCCGGGCCTGGCTCAGGCAGAGCAGCTGCACGGCAAGGAGATGTCGTACAACAACTACGTCGACGCCGACGCGGCTCGTCGCGCCGCCTACGACTTCGACGCGCCTGCGGTGGCGATCATCAAGCACGCCAACCCTTGTGGGATCGCCGTCGGGGCCGACCTGGCCGAGGCGCATCGCAAGGCGCACGCCTGTGACCCGGTGTCGGCCTTCGGCGGAGTCATCGGCGCGAACCGACCGGTGACCGCCCAGGTGGCCGAGCAGGTCGCCGAGGTGTTCACCGAGGTGGTCGTCGCGCCCGACTTCGAACCCGAGGCGCTGGAGATCCTCACCCGCAAGAAGAACGTCCGGCTCCTGCGATGCCCGCCCGCGACCCGCGGTGGGGTCGAGCTCCGGCCGATCTCGGGTGGTCTGCTCGTGCAGAGCGTGGACGCGGTCGACGCTCCCGGGGATGATCCGGCCACCTGGCGCCTGGTCAGTGGCGAGCCGGTCCCGGAGGAGGTGCTCGCCGACCTGGCGTTCGCGTGGCGAGCGGTGCGAGCCGTCAAGTCCAATGCCATCGTGCTCGCCTCCGGCGGCGCCACCGTCGGCGTGGGCATGGGTCAGGTCAACCGGGTCGACTCGGCGCGGCTGGCTGTCAGCCGGGCTGGTGAGCGGGCCGCCGGAGCGGTCGCGGCGTCCGACGCGTTCTTCCCGTTCCCCGACGGGCTGCAGGTGCTGATCGAGGCCGGCGTGCGAGCGGTGGTGCAGCCGGGTGGTTCTCGACGCGACGACGAGGTGATCGCGGTGGCGGCCGCGGCCGGTGTCCCGATGTACTTCACCGGCACCCGGCACTTCTTCCACTGACGTTGCCGCTGGGTCCCCGGGTCCCGCCGAATCCACGTGGAGCGCACGGAGATCCCACGGAAGGCGACGTCACGGACGGACGGGCCCCGGGGGAGTGGCCCCGTCAGCGCTGCTGCCGGTGCGCTGGCGGCGAGCCGGCTGGCCGCGGACAGCGCGAGCGGGCAGGGTGAGCGGGCAGGGTGAGATCGTCGGTGGGCGGTACTCTCCGTAGGTACGAGAACGCCGGGGCGGGCCAGCACCCGACAGCTGGCCAGCCGGAGCGGGAGGATCAGGCGATGGTCGACCAGCCGGGCGTCGCGTCCGCCGGGCGTACCAGCCGTGCTTCCGGCTCTGCCAGGGACGGGTCCGCCGGGGGCCGGGAGCCCTGGTGGGCGTTCTGGAAGCGAGGCACGCACAACCCCGGCCAACCGCTGCCGCCGATTCGTCCGTGGCCTCGACGCCAGTGGCCGCTCTTGGTCGTCCTCACTGGTGTCGCGATCTCGCTCGTGAGCGCGGTCGTCGCCGACTTCCGGCCGGGCATGGTGATGCTGGCGGGCTCGGTGCTGTTGGCGGCGCTGTTCCGGCTGGTCTTGACGACCCGCCGGGCGGGACTGCTGGTGCTGCGCAGCCGGACGACGGACGTGCTGACCTTGACCGCCATGGGGCTGGGCATCTTGGTCCTGGCTCTCGCGATCCCGGACATCCGGTGAGCACGATCCTGGCCTTCGCCCATCGAGGCTCGCAGTGCGCGTCGGGACACAGGGCGTACCTGGACACAGGGCGCACCTGGACGCAGGGTGCATCTGGACAGGTCCGACAAGCCACCGCGGGGCGCAGCGCCCGTGATGAACCGGACGATCTGGGAGCGGGTGGACCGTGGCGCCCGAGGTTCCTTCGGTGGTTCCCGCGAGGTTCCGCCCACCCCTGGCGTCCGGGGCTCAAGCTATTCGGATAGGCTCGGCACAAGTATCTTGGCGTCAAGACATCTTCCGTTCTCGTGACGCCACGACAGTCCGTGACGGCTGAGTCCCGCCGGCGGGCGGGCAACCCAGGAGGCGAGACACCCCATGGCGCGCAGCGGCAAGGTCACCGTCGTCGGGGCGGGTTTCTATGGGTCGACGACCGCCCAGCGGCTCGCCGAGTACGACATCTTCGAAGAGGTCGTCCTCACCGACATCATCGAGGGCAAGGCGGAAGGCCTCGCGCTCGACATGAACCAGGCCCGACCGATCGAGGGCTTCGAGACGAGGGTCGTCGGGCAGACGACCGGCCCTTCGGGCGAGGGCTACGAGGTGATCGGCGGCTCGGACATCGTCGTGATCACCGCCGGGATGCCTCGCAAGCCGGGTATGAGCCGGATGGACCTTCTGGAGACCAACGCTCGCATCGTCCGACAGGTCTCGGAAAACGTCGCCAAGTACGCCCCCAACGCCGTCGTCATCGTCGTCTCCAACCCCCTCGACGAGATGACGGCCCTGGCGCAGATCGCGACCGGCTTCCCGCATCACCGCGTCATGGGGCAGGCGGGCGTGCTCGATACCGCCCGGTTCTCGTACTTCGTCGCGGAGAAGCTCGGCGTCCCGGTCGGTAGCGTGGAGACACTGACCCTGGGATCCCACGGCGAGACGATGGTGCCGGTCCCGAGCAAGTGCACGGTCGAGATCGACGGCCAGCGTCGGGCGCTCACCGAGGTGCTGCCGAAGGAGGACGTCGACGCGCTGGTCGAGCGGACCCGCAACGGGGGCGCCGAGATCGTCGGCCTGCTCAAGACGGGTTCCGCCTACTACGCTCCGTCGGCCGCCGCGGCCCGCATGGCCCGCGCGGTGGCGGAGGACTCCGGGGCCGTCATGCCCGTCTGCGCGTGGGTCGAGGGGCAGTACGGCATCGCGGGCGTCTACCTCGGCGTGCTCGCCGAGATCGGCCGTGAGGGCGTCCGCCGGGTCGTCGAGACCGAGCTGGCCGAGAGCGAGCTGGCCGATCTACGCCGGGCCGCCGAGGCGGTCCGGGCCAAGCAGGCCGACGTGCGGAACCTCTGACAACTGAAGACACCCCCTTCGCACCGTCCACCCAGGCCCGCCGGTTCGCGTCGGAGAGCCGACGCGCGAGCCAGCGAGCACGTCCTGGCCCAAGGAGCACCCCTTGTCGAAGATCACGGTGAAGAACCCCGTCGTCGACATCGACGGCGACGAGATGACGCGTGTCATCTGGAAGGCCATCAAAGAGCGGCTGATCCTGCCGTACCTCGACATTCAGCTCGACTACTACGACCTCGGCATCGAGAACCGGGACGCCACCGACGACCAGGTGACGATCGACGCCGCGAACGCCATCAAGCGGCACGGCGTCGGCGTCAAGTGCGCGACGATCACTCCCGACGAAGCCCGGGTCGAGGAGTTCGGCCTGAAGAAGATGTGGAAGTCGCCCAACGGCACGATCCGGAACATCCTCGGTGGTGTCGTCTTCCGGGAGCCCATCATCATCGGCAACATCCCGCGGCTCGTCCCGGGCTGGACCAAGCCGATCGTCATCGGCCGCCACGCGCACGGCGACCAGTACAAGGCCACCGACTTCGTCGTGCCCGGCCCGGGCAAGGTGACGATCACCTACACCCCGGCTGACGGAAGCGAGCCGATGGAGTTCGAGGTCGCCGAGTTCAAGGGCGGCGGCGTCGCGCTCGGCATGTACAACTTCGACGACTCGATCCGGGACTTCGCCCGGGCCTGCTTCAACTACGGCCTCCAGCGCGGTTACCCGGTCTACCTGTCGACGAAGAACACGATCCTCAAGGCGTACGACGGTCGGTTCAAGGACCTGTTCGCCGAGGTGTTCGAGAGCGAGTTCAAGGGCGCGTTCGAGGAGGCCGGTCTCACCTACGAGCACCGTCTCATCGACGACATGGTCGCCCAGGCCCTGAAGTGGGAGGGCGGCTTCGTGTGGGCCGCGAAGAACTACGACGGTGACGTCCAGTCCGACACGATCGCGCAGGGCTTCGGGTCTCTCGGCCTGATGACGAGCGTGCTGATGACGCCGGACGGCCGGACGGTCGAGGCGGAGGCCGCCCACGGCACGGTCACCCGGCACTTCCGCCGGTGGCAGAAGGGCGAGAAGACCTCGACGAACCCGATCGCGTCCATCTTCGCGTGGACACGAGGACTCGCGCACCGCGGCAAGCTGGACGGCACCCCGGAGGTGGAGGCGTTCGCCCAGACGCTCGAGAAGGTCTGCGTCGAGACGGTCGAGTCCGGCAAGATGACCAAGGACCTCGCGCTGCTCATCGGCGAGGACACCCCGTGGCTGACCACGGACGAGTTCCTCGACGTCCTCGCCGACAACCTCGCTGCCCGCATGAAGGCCGGGAGCTGAGCCCGTCCCGCGTCCGACGTGAAGCGCGCGGCCCCGGCGTGGGCCGCGCGCTTCGTTTCACAGCGCCCTAGGAGCCTTCGCGCGGAAGGTCAGCCGCACACCGAAACCCGAGGTTGCCGGTCGAGCTGTCGGGGGTGTTCTTCGTTCGCGCGGCGACCCGATACCGGTTGCAGTACGACTCGTGACACAGGTAGCTGCCACCGCGCATGACCTTCTCCTGGCCGGTGGGCGGCCCGGTCGGGTTCGTGCGTGTCTCGGGCCGGTCCTCCACGTGCCAGGTCGTGCTCCACCAGTCGGCGCACCACTCCCAGACGTTGCCGGCCACGTCGTAGAGGCCGAAACCGTTGGGGGCGTACGACTTCACCGGCGAGGTCCCCACGAAGCCGTCCTCGGCGGTGTTGTGGCCGGGGAACCGGCCCTGCCAGATGTTGCACCGCCAGCGTCCGCGTGGCGTGAGCTCATCGCCCCACGCGTACCGGGCGCGCTCCAGCCCGCCCCGGGCGGCTCGCTCCCACTCGGCCTCGGTGGGGAGCCGCTTGCCCGCCCATCGCGCGTAGGCGTAGGCGTCCCGCCACGACACGTGGACCACCGGGTGGTTCGGACGCGTCGCGATGTCACTGCCCGGGCCTTCTGGCGCCCGCCAGTTGGCCCCCTCGACGGCCAGCCACCACGGCGCGTCGGGCACGGTGGCGTCCATGACGTACCGCCGCTGCTCCGGGCCCACGAAGAGATGGAACACGAACGACCAGCCGAACCGCTCAGCGTCGGTGACGTAGCCCGTCGCCTTGACGAACGCCTGAAACTGCCGGTTGGTGACGAGCGTGGCGTCGATGAGGAAGGGATCCAGGGTGACGGCGCGAACCGGCCCCTCCCCGTCAGCCGGGAAAGCGTCCGGGTCGTCGCCCCCCATGAGGAAGCGCCCGCCGGGGATGGCGACCATCCCACGCGCCACCTCGCGCGGCGACCGCGAGGGGATCTCGAACGGCAGGTCGTCGTCGGCGATCGCTCCGGTGTGGTCGGACCGTCCCGCGGCACAGCACGCAGACACTCGTCACCACCTCGTCGTCACGCCAGGCGCCGGGCGCCAGCCGACGGCGTAGCGACGAACCACTGCGGCGCCCGGAACCCGGCGGTGGCGAACGCCTCGGCCACCCGTCGCGCGACGGCCTCGGCCGCGTCGGCGTCGACCAGCGCGATGACGCAGCCCCCGAAACCGCCACCGGTCATGCGGGCGCCCAGCGCGCCGGCGTCGAGCGCGGCGTCGACCGCGGTGTCCAGCTCGGGCACGGTCACCTCGTAGTCGTCCCGCAACGACGCGTGGGAGGCGGTGAGCAGGGGCCCGATGTCACGTGGCGATCCGGCGCGCAGCAGGGAGACCGTCTGGCGCACCCGCTCGTTCTCGGTCAGCACGTGCCGCACCCGCCGTCGCGCGGTGTCGTCCGCGATCCGCGCCAGCGTGGCCTCGATCGGGGTGTTCTCGAGGTCGCGCAGTGCCGGGACCCCGAGGTCGCTGGCGACCTTCTCACACACCCGCCGACGGGCCGCGTACTCGCCGTCGACGAGGCGGTGCGGAGCCTTGGTGTCGATCACCAGCAGCGCGAGCCCATGACCCGCGAGGTCGAGCGGGACCTGCTCGGTGGCCAGCGAGCGGGTGTCGATGAACAGCGCGTGGTCCCGCTCGCAGAGCAGGGCCGCCGACTGGTCCATGATCCCGCAGGGCACCCCGACGAAGTCGTTCTCGGCCTTCTGGGCGAGCCTGGCGAGAGTCGGCCGGTCGACCGCGACGTCGTACAGCTCGGTGGCCGCGAGGGCGGTCGCGCACTCCAACGCGGCCGAGGACGACAGCCCAGCGCCGAGCGGCACGTCGCCGTCGACCAGGACGTCGAGCCCGCCGACGTCGTGTCCGGCCTCACGCAGTGCCCACACCACGCCGGCGACGTAGGCCGCCCAGCCGTCGACGTCTCCGGGCTTCAGGCCGTCCACCGGGATCTCGAACCGCCCGTCAGCCTGGCGGGAGACCATCCGGAGCAGACCGTCGTCGCGGCGAGCGGCGGTGGCCACCACTCCCTGCGGGAGGGCGATCGGCAGCACGAAGCCGTCGTTGTAGTCGGTGTGCTCGCCGATCACGTTGACCCGGCCGGGCGCCACCCAGCTCCCCTCGGGCGGCCGACCGAACGCCGTCTCGAAGTCCGCACGCAGGTTCACCGCCTGCTCCCTCCCGCTCCTGAGCTCGCCCGATGTGGCGCCGATCCGGCGCGGTCGGGCACCACGAGACCCTGACGAAACGCCCACGCGTCCGCCACCATCGTGTCGAGGTCACGGACGGGTTTCCAGCCGAGCTCCTGTGCCGCCCGCTCCCACGACGCGACCAGGACCGGCGGGTCGCCCGGGCGTCGCGGGCACTCCTCGACTGGCACCTCCCGGCCGGTCACCCGTTGCACGGCCGCGATGACCTCCAGGACCGTCGAGCCGTGGCCGGTGCCGAGGTTGCAGACCAGGTGGTGGCCTGGTGTGGCCACGTCGAGAGCACGCACATGGGCGTCGGCGAGGTCGACCACGTGGAGGTAGTCCCGCACGGCCGTGCCATCGCGGGTGGGGTAGTCGGTGCCGAAGACCTGTGCGGCAGGGCGCTCGCCCGCGGCGACGGCGAGCAGGTTGGGGATGAGGTGGGTCTCGGGGTCGTGCCGTTCGCCGTGGCGGAGGTAGGCGCCCGCGACGTTGAAGTAGCGCAGGCTCACCGGAGCCAGGTCGTAGGCGCGCGCCTCCGCCTCGAGCATGCGGTCCACTGCGAGCTTGGAGGCGCCGTAGGGGT contains the following coding sequences:
- a CDS encoding DUF6350 family protein; the protein is MTDVRPRPAASSADQPSTPPTSRPAAVGAVLAAGWAGLVGALPCAALAVIGWLAASGGSFAGALRVGLDAWLLAHRVPIDLGNGRFDLVPLGLSLVPVLLLYRAGAWAGRSSSAAGELLAGVLALAATYGGFATVVAVVAGTDGATPAPTIAFGHAAALATVVGSAGFLRSSGRATAWWRACPEWLRAALHGGLTGFLASLTGGVLLVAGVLLAHIGQVADVTKALAPGPVGVVLLLVLSLAYLPNAALYALAFALGPGFAMGTATVVSPSGVVLGPMPAFPLLAALPSEGEPPVWSVALLGVPILAGMAAGVATTRRFPNFALDAAVLRGVLAGMVTGLACTGCVALARGSGGPGRLVEVGPSVLGVGVVAVSTFAIASASGVLLLGAWIWGRARLSAAWSRRVRGAR
- a CDS encoding malate dehydrogenase, with protein sequence MARSGKVTVVGAGFYGSTTAQRLAEYDIFEEVVLTDIIEGKAEGLALDMNQARPIEGFETRVVGQTTGPSGEGYEVIGGSDIVVITAGMPRKPGMSRMDLLETNARIVRQVSENVAKYAPNAVVIVVSNPLDEMTALAQIATGFPHHRVMGQAGVLDTARFSYFVAEKLGVPVGSVETLTLGSHGETMVPVPSKCTVEIDGQRRALTEVLPKEDVDALVERTRNGGAEIVGLLKTGSAYYAPSAAAARMARAVAEDSGAVMPVCAWVEGQYGIAGVYLGVLAEIGREGVRRVVETELAESELADLRRAAEAVRAKQADVRNL
- a CDS encoding formylglycine-generating enzyme family protein — translated: MSACCAAGRSDHTGAIADDDLPFEIPSRSPREVARGMVAIPGGRFLMGGDDPDAFPADGEGPVRAVTLDPFLIDATLVTNRQFQAFVKATGYVTDAERFGWSFVFHLFVGPEQRRYVMDATVPDAPWWLAVEGANWRAPEGPGSDIATRPNHPVVHVSWRDAYAYARWAGKRLPTEAEWERAARGGLERARYAWGDELTPRGRWRCNIWQGRFPGHNTAEDGFVGTSPVKSYAPNGFGLYDVAGNVWEWCADWWSTTWHVEDRPETRTNPTGPPTGQEKVMRGGSYLCHESYCNRYRVAARTKNTPDSSTGNLGFRCAADLPREGS
- the purH gene encoding bifunctional phosphoribosylaminoimidazolecarboxamide formyltransferase/IMP cyclohydrolase, translating into MNGPATDERRPIRRALVSVYDKTGLGDLARALAEAGVEIVSTGSTAATIEAAGVSVTRVEQLTGFPECLDGRVKTLHPKVHAGLLADVRNPDHRRQLEELGIEPFELLVSNLYPFAETVASGADADQVVEMIDIGGPAMIRAAAKNHANVAVVTSPARYGDVVEALASGGFTAEQRKRLAAEAFEHTATYDVHVASWMGSYAATADDELPSWVGATWRRQAVLRYGENPHQRAALYTAAHGAVPGLAQAEQLHGKEMSYNNYVDADAARRAAYDFDAPAVAIIKHANPCGIAVGADLAEAHRKAHACDPVSAFGGVIGANRPVTAQVAEQVAEVFTEVVVAPDFEPEALEILTRKKNVRLLRCPPATRGGVELRPISGGLLVQSVDAVDAPGDDPATWRLVSGEPVPEEVLADLAFAWRAVRAVKSNAIVLASGGATVGVGMGQVNRVDSARLAVSRAGERAAGAVAASDAFFPFPDGLQVLIEAGVRAVVQPGGSRRDDEVIAVAAAAGVPMYFTGTRHFFH
- the purN gene encoding phosphoribosylglycinamide formyltransferase, which codes for MSARLVVLISGSGTLLQALLDACQDPAYGATVVAVGSDRTNAYGLQRAARAGVPTFTVRLRDFATREEWDAALTERVASYEPDLVISAGFLKLVGKRFLQAFGGRYINSHNSLLPAFPGIHAPRDALAYGVKVTGATLFVVDEGIDAGPIIAQVAVPVEENDTEETLTERIKVAERRQLVDVVGAMVRHGYTVRGRKVTIP
- a CDS encoding SigE family RNA polymerase sigma factor, with amino-acid sequence MGNADDFDAFYLATRQRLLHQMYAMTGNLADAQDCVQEAYARAWQHWSVVAEHANPEAWLRTVAWRIAASRWRKLKNGIAALTRHGPPAHAPEPSPDNVALVEALKEIPEAQRQAIVLHHLVGLSVDEIAQETGVAIGTVKARLSRGRTALAQLLREDDAPSVEAAEETQNAR
- the galE gene encoding UDP-glucose 4-epimerase GalE, encoding MKLLVTGGAGYIGSVVTARLLEAGHEVTVLDDCSTGHRDNVPDGARFVPGGLDIAAAVLDPSYDGVLHFAAKSLVAESVRRPDLYWRANVGGTLDLLDAMRRHGVRRLVFSSTAATYGEPARMPITEDTPPLPTNPYGASKLAVDRMLEAEARAYDLAPVSLRYFNVAGAYLRHGERHDPETHLIPNLLAVAAGERPAAQVFGTDYPTRDGTAVRDYLHVVDLADAHVRALDVATPGHHLVCNLGTGHGSTVLEVIAAVQRVTGREVPVEECPRRPGDPPVLVASWERAAQELGWKPVRDLDTMVADAWAFRQGLVVPDRAGSAPHRASSGAGGSRR
- a CDS encoding DUF3017 domain-containing protein, whose amino-acid sequence is MVDQPGVASAGRTSRASGSARDGSAGGREPWWAFWKRGTHNPGQPLPPIRPWPRRQWPLLVVLTGVAISLVSAVVADFRPGMVMLAGSVLLAALFRLVLTTRRAGLLVLRSRTTDVLTLTAMGLGILVLALAIPDIR
- a CDS encoding DUF4190 domain-containing protein, with translation MSSPEKRPGDDDRHDEEPVTSQPAADQTGPGKDDETRSSENASTEAHGRDTDDPGSIRLAPIPPEGTAAPADASRVFGQPPPSSPYARMLAGKARGDRAGTPGADLGPGADAGSSPGSEPRTTLSEEEARRLRNRGRYALALGLAGLLAAFIAFPLGPILGVAAIVLGVLARRAARDAWTTVPGAKAGIVLGIVATALSTIVIVTMVVFWDEAMEYQECISGANTQTAREACYERLMERLTERLAPAGTMPR
- a CDS encoding NADP-dependent isocitrate dehydrogenase, coding for MSKITVKNPVVDIDGDEMTRVIWKAIKERLILPYLDIQLDYYDLGIENRDATDDQVTIDAANAIKRHGVGVKCATITPDEARVEEFGLKKMWKSPNGTIRNILGGVVFREPIIIGNIPRLVPGWTKPIVIGRHAHGDQYKATDFVVPGPGKVTITYTPADGSEPMEFEVAEFKGGGVALGMYNFDDSIRDFARACFNYGLQRGYPVYLSTKNTILKAYDGRFKDLFAEVFESEFKGAFEEAGLTYEHRLIDDMVAQALKWEGGFVWAAKNYDGDVQSDTIAQGFGSLGLMTSVLMTPDGRTVEAEAAHGTVTRHFRRWQKGEKTSTNPIASIFAWTRGLAHRGKLDGTPEVEAFAQTLEKVCVETVESGKMTKDLALLIGEDTPWLTTDEFLDVLADNLAARMKAGS
- the galK gene encoding galactokinase — encoded protein: MNLRADFETAFGRPPEGSWVAPGRVNVIGEHTDYNDGFVLPIALPQGVVATAARRDDGLLRMVSRQADGRFEIPVDGLKPGDVDGWAAYVAGVVWALREAGHDVGGLDVLVDGDVPLGAGLSSSAALECATALAATELYDVAVDRPTLARLAQKAENDFVGVPCGIMDQSAALLCERDHALFIDTRSLATEQVPLDLAGHGLALLVIDTKAPHRLVDGEYAARRRVCEKVASDLGVPALRDLENTPIEATLARIADDTARRRVRHVLTENERVRQTVSLLRAGSPRDIGPLLTASHASLRDDYEVTVPELDTAVDAALDAGALGARMTGGGFGGCVIALVDADAAEAVARRVAEAFATAGFRAPQWFVATPSAGARRLA